The Muribaculum intestinale genome includes the window TTGTCCAGAATAGTGATGCCATTTTTCGAATTCAACCGGGATTATGGGCGCTTGAGGAATCGAGAGAGGAGGTTCTTGGTAAATTCAAGATTAAGAATGGTAGCCCTAAAAGTGTTGAGATGTTTAATCATGCTTATTATCAAGGTCTTTTAGTGGAAATTGGGCGTTGTAGAAATTCTTCAACATATGTACCTCCACAAGATCAACACCGATTGTTTTTAGATAAGAAGTTAGGTGATTTAATCGATTATAAGACTATTCCGCAATTCACATTTGAGACTTTATTACGTAAGGCTAGGACTGTGGATGTAATATGGTTTAATGAAAGAAATATGCCTACTCATTTCTATGAGATTGAGCATACGACAGATATAAAGAATTCCTTGTCAAAATTCTACGAACTTCAAGATTTCTTTTCATCATTTCACATAGTGGCTAACAGTTATAGGGAAAATGAATTTAATGATAAAATCAATGCATCTATATTTTCTCCGATAAAATCTCGGGTTGTATTTATTACCTATGACAAGGTGGCGTCTTTACATTCGAATCTTTCTCAACAAAAGTTGTTGATATGGTAAACTATGTGTGAATTGAATTTATAGAATATATAATCGAAGGATATAGTTTCAATCCAGACATTAATGTCGATTTGGAGAGTTGTCAAGTATTAGAGTATTGAACTGCACCCCAAAAGTTTTGTGTCTAACTTTTGGGGTGCAGTTCAATTTGACAGAGGCATTTTTATGGCTTGGCTTTAACTTTTGTTATTAAACATTCTCTAAGAAACTCTTTTTTATCATGCTTTTACAATCGTCTTATAAATTGTTGTGATGAAACATAAGACGGCTTTTATCTGAACTTGACATTGGAGGTGTCCCATATTCCAGAATTGGAGCCTGTGATATTGCCGGCAGCATAAATGAAATAGTTGTCGGCCGTGATTTCCACTGGATTTTGCGGATTGATACCATTTTCGCTGCCGGTGTAAGAGTGTGCGAAGCGTCCTGATACGTTGGCAGAAATGACAGTAGGCTTGTCGGCACATTGCAACTGTCCGCATATGAGTCCGGCGATACTTCCTGAGTTGGCAATGACACATCCGGTGTTGCTTACATCATTCAGAGTGAGATTTCTGACAAGACCGAGTATGCCTCCTGTCTGAGTCTTTGCATCGGCGTCGCAGACTACAGTGCCAGAGTTAGTGCAACTCTCGATAAGACACTTGTTGGAAGCCTTGGTGTTAGAGGAAAAGCCGAGAATGCCGCCGACGCGCAATCCCGCGCTCCATCCTGCTTTGGCGGCTTCTGCTGCTCCGGCATGTACGATGCCTGAATTCTCACAGTTGCGAAGTGTGAAGTTGCCCGATGTAGAGCCGAGAATTCCGGCCACACGGTTGGCCTCTGCATATATATAGCCCGAGTTCACACAGTTTTCTATTACGAGCGGTTGTGATGATGTAGCTCTGGAAAATCCGATTATTCCGGCTACTCCGGAGCCGAGAGAGTTGTCATACATATCAGACTTAACTTGTCGTATGATACCGGAGAAGCGGCAGTCGCTGATTGTCGAAGAGTATGCGTACCCTGCAATCCCCGCAATTGTACCCATTGCTTTCCGGGCTCCTTTATTGATGACTGACTCAAGCACTGTACCCTCAACGGTGACGTTGTAGATTGTCGATTGGAATGCCAGTCCGGCGATAAACCCGTAGGCTGATCTTGTACCCATGCCTTCGTTGACAATCTGCATGGTGCAGCTTGTGTCAATCACAAGGTTCTTCACGGTAGCTGATGACAGTACGCCGAACAGTCCGT containing:
- a CDS encoding BACON domain-containing protein: MMKRKHFLIAALSVMAGLLGTSCSDNIDDNTLPATMEAIASGGNRFTGEGGTLEILIYSDVEYDVKCDADWISRIISRSTPVNNLERFDIRPYPIAADMTPRTADITISYPGTEQIVYTIEQTPIDIFRFNIENVSATYIPSAGGTLTITINTNLDYSVNTSDQSWISLMPNGPYHMPAFTIAENKDTEARSGKIIFSTAELGETTVEFTQAPFIIDKGISTPDQLMDFAAAVNSGSTLEPWLNDDQEVVLLADIDMTGRQWTPAGNLRGSTITNGATTLGNDGHAFCGIFNGNGHTIRNLTMSTDSEQCYGLFGVLSSATVKNLVIDTSCTMQIVNEGMGTRSAYGFIAGLAFQSTIYNVTVEGTVLESVINKGARKAMGTIAGIAGYAYSSTISDCRFSGIIRQVKSDMYDNSLGSGVAGIIGFSRATSSQPLVIENCVNSGYIYAEANRVAGILGSTSGNFTLRNCENSGIVHAGAAEAAKAGWSAGLRVGGILGFSSNTKASNKCLIESCTNSGTVVCDADAKTQTGGILGLVRNLTLNDVSNTGCVIANSGSIAGLICGQLQCADKPTVISANVSGRFAHSYTGSENGINPQNPVEITADNYFIYAAGNITGSNSGIWDTSNVKFR